One genomic window of Paenibacillus xylanilyticus includes the following:
- a CDS encoding purine-nucleoside phosphorylase, translating into MHQSEHIQEARDYILNRINTKPAVGMILGSGLGALADEIENATVIPYTDIPYFAQSEAVGHANELVIGELMGQTVVAMKGRLHYYEGFSLDEVTFPVRIMKALGVEQLIITNACGAINTSFQPGQLMLITDHINLVGNNPLMGPNNADLGVRFPDVSQVYSRELRSIALKVAEEQKVSLQQGVYAWWSGPAYETPAEIRMIRTMGADAVGMSTVPEAIVAIHGGMKVLGISCLTNMACGILDQPLSHDEVIEVAAQVKTTFIGLVKGILQEM; encoded by the coding sequence ATGCATCAATCCGAACATATTCAAGAAGCTAGAGATTACATATTAAACCGAATCAACACCAAGCCTGCCGTAGGCATGATCCTCGGTTCCGGCCTTGGAGCACTTGCGGACGAGATCGAGAATGCTACTGTTATTCCCTATACGGATATTCCGTATTTTGCACAATCTGAAGCTGTTGGTCACGCTAACGAGCTGGTCATTGGTGAACTAATGGGCCAAACGGTCGTAGCCATGAAAGGGCGTCTTCATTATTATGAAGGTTTCTCGCTGGATGAAGTGACGTTTCCGGTTCGCATCATGAAGGCGCTGGGTGTCGAACAATTGATCATTACGAATGCCTGCGGTGCGATCAACACAAGCTTCCAGCCAGGTCAGTTGATGCTCATTACGGATCACATTAACCTGGTAGGCAACAATCCATTGATGGGACCCAATAATGCCGATCTGGGTGTGCGTTTCCCTGACGTATCCCAGGTATACAGCCGCGAGTTGCGCAGTATTGCGCTTAAGGTTGCAGAAGAGCAGAAGGTCAGCCTGCAGCAAGGGGTGTATGCGTGGTGGAGTGGCCCTGCGTATGAGACACCAGCCGAGATTCGCATGATTCGGACAATGGGTGCGGATGCTGTAGGTATGTCTACGGTTCCTGAAGCGATCGTAGCCATCCATGGCGGCATGAAGGTGCTGGGCATCTCCTGTCTGACCAACATGGCCTGCGGCATTCTGGATCAACCGCTCAGTCATGATGAAGTCATCGAAGTGGCTGCACAAGTGAAGACGACCTTTATCGGGCTTGTCAAAGGCATCCTACAAGAGATGTAG
- a CDS encoding helix-turn-helix domain-containing protein, with protein sequence MNGILHEILRERLGKCDYEVWISSNWEDWVLNEAIGKKESIPPCFDESLPLQHPKVEQELDEMVLVFLPYSNNICVAIRVFKNWHCSAEDLVTLSSLLYPYYTEAVAIKHERALNEIMNSIRDVTQLLDLNELLSRILVSALSVIPYECIGVLWRYDPAIDALKVKARAGEMGEGMLKMKLKPGEGIIGSTFKRGTPKLYNSFSTVEDDFGNMTPDNKSHLNSAYDFQNIGSIISVPIKVGGEPDCVLIVYQKGRVPIFTESDVRLLQSFADQVSIAITNAQLYEDLSKRNETLIKRDEIHSSLMRLSLQNKGAVSIVNELTRIIGVPIVFIDFIDNEWIPKRSSVLNDWDMEKLRNLYESLHHPDYLTCIKGDDSQVFQYLYPIASANQCLGYLIMQMNTPLEPLQLIALEQGSSILALELMRKQSLAEFYFKKTQQFFNELRLSQDSEDYWQKSGEIGIGPSTSIIVGLLEFADRLNPSTYSPLSVQLIAYLREKMPSGTLPVAFGDERRITLLLIVTDGVKPGKLEQQFSSLVKDWESRNQVKLFGGLSSIRSGVDAINTGFQEGDKALAYQKTRGERGTIRYTDIGVNRLFIRQSAEDLNTFMAEIFEPLRPAKGQTGGLEETLMTYMASGGSAAQTAATLHIHINTLYQRIRKIEEILGMSLSNQEHLLHLQLACYLRQTYRSS encoded by the coding sequence TTGAATGGAATCTTACATGAAATCCTGAGAGAACGGTTGGGGAAATGCGATTATGAGGTTTGGATCAGCAGTAATTGGGAAGATTGGGTGCTGAATGAAGCCATTGGCAAAAAGGAAAGTATACCACCTTGTTTTGATGAAAGTCTCCCTCTTCAACACCCCAAAGTAGAGCAAGAATTAGATGAAATGGTGTTAGTTTTTCTGCCATATAGCAATAATATATGCGTGGCAATTCGTGTTTTTAAGAACTGGCACTGTTCTGCGGAAGATTTAGTTACGCTATCCTCATTACTCTACCCGTATTATACGGAGGCTGTGGCAATCAAGCATGAACGTGCCTTGAACGAAATCATGAACAGTATCCGTGATGTGACTCAGCTGTTAGATCTGAATGAGCTGTTGAGCCGGATTTTGGTGAGTGCTCTATCGGTTATACCTTATGAATGTATCGGAGTGTTATGGAGATACGATCCTGCAATTGATGCACTGAAGGTTAAGGCAAGAGCTGGCGAAATGGGCGAGGGCATGCTGAAAATGAAGCTGAAGCCGGGTGAAGGCATCATTGGCAGTACGTTCAAGCGAGGCACTCCCAAGCTTTACAACAGTTTCTCCACAGTGGAAGATGATTTTGGAAACATGACTCCTGACAACAAGTCTCATTTGAATTCGGCATACGACTTTCAGAATATCGGGTCCATCATTTCGGTGCCGATCAAGGTGGGAGGAGAGCCGGATTGCGTGTTAATCGTTTATCAAAAAGGAAGGGTCCCCATATTTACGGAATCGGATGTACGACTCCTGCAGAGCTTTGCCGACCAGGTTTCCATTGCCATCACGAATGCCCAGCTCTATGAGGATCTAAGCAAACGGAACGAAACACTCATCAAACGAGACGAGATTCACTCATCCTTAATGCGGCTGTCCCTCCAAAATAAAGGTGCGGTATCCATCGTTAACGAATTGACACGTATCATTGGCGTGCCCATCGTATTTATCGATTTTATTGATAATGAATGGATTCCCAAACGGAGCAGTGTCCTGAATGATTGGGATATGGAGAAGCTGCGCAATCTGTACGAATCCTTACATCATCCTGATTATCTGACATGTATCAAGGGCGACGATAGCCAGGTATTTCAATATTTGTACCCGATTGCTTCGGCTAATCAATGTCTCGGTTATCTGATTATGCAGATGAATACTCCGCTGGAACCATTGCAGTTAATTGCGCTGGAGCAGGGAAGCTCCATTCTGGCTCTTGAACTGATGCGCAAGCAGTCTCTGGCTGAATTTTACTTCAAGAAAACACAGCAATTCTTCAATGAACTGAGACTTAGTCAGGACTCGGAGGATTACTGGCAGAAGTCAGGGGAGATCGGGATCGGTCCTTCAACATCCATCATAGTGGGTCTTTTGGAGTTTGCGGATAGGCTGAACCCATCCACCTATAGTCCTTTATCCGTTCAGCTCATTGCTTATCTGAGAGAGAAAATGCCAAGCGGAACGCTGCCTGTTGCGTTTGGGGATGAGAGGCGAATTACCTTGCTGCTGATCGTGACTGATGGGGTTAAACCTGGTAAGCTGGAGCAGCAGTTCAGCTCCCTGGTGAAGGACTGGGAGAGTCGAAATCAGGTGAAATTATTCGGAGGTTTAAGTTCAATCCGATCAGGCGTGGATGCGATTAATACGGGATTCCAGGAGGGCGATAAGGCACTGGCGTATCAGAAGACAAGGGGAGAACGGGGAACCATTCGCTATACGGATATTGGTGTCAACCGTTTGTTCATCCGGCAATCTGCGGAGGATCTGAATACGTTTATGGCAGAGATCTTTGAGCCCCTGCGACCTGCCAAAGGGCAGACCGGCGGATTGGAGGAAACGCTAATGACATATATGGCTTCCGGAGGATCTGCTGCTCAGACGGCAGCCACGCTTCATATTCATATCAATACACTGTATCAGCGGATTCGCAAAATTGAAGAGATTCTGGGCATGTCCTTGAGTAACCAGGAGCACCTGCTTCATCTGCAGCTGGCCTGTTATCTGCGGCAGACATACCGCTCATCTTGA